One part of the Eubalaena glacialis isolate mEubGla1 chromosome 19, mEubGla1.1.hap2.+ XY, whole genome shotgun sequence genome encodes these proteins:
- the TMEM132E gene encoding transmembrane protein 132E, protein MLAAGAWEEEYWGKGSLELIVEGPECHAQAQAQPLLTTLGSFFCLSPASGRSHPASPSPPGPQASPVLPISYRLSHTRLAFFLREARRTPPMVTNGSLQRSEPFVVFQTKELPVLNVSLGPFSTSQVVARELLQPSSTLDIPERLTVSWKVRAFIVRPRVPASQPVAQVLFYVAGRDWDDFGVTERLPCVRLHAFRDAREVKSSCRLSGGLATCLVRAELPLAWFGPPAPAAPPTARRKSPDGLEPEATGESQQAELYYTLHAPDASGGCGGTRRGAGPGGGARAESPTQHPLLRIGSISLFRPPPRRTLQEHRLDGNLVIRLPDRPLKPGEVLSILLYLAPNSSSPSSPSVEHFTLRVKAKKGVTLLGTKSRSGQWHVTSELLTGAKHSTATVDVSWAQGTPLPLWEDQGPLEILQLDFEMENFTSQSVKRRIMWHIDYRGHGALPDLERAVTELTVIQRDVQAILPLAMDTEIINTAILTGRTVAIPVKVIAIEVTGLVLDVSALVECESDNEDIIKVSSSCDYVFVSGKESRGSMNARVTFRYDVLNAPLEMTVWVPKLPLHIELSDARLSQVKGWRVPIFPDRRSARESEDEDEEEEERRQSASRGCTLQYQHATLQVFTQFHTTSSEGTDQVVTMLGPDWLVEVTDLVSDFMRVGDPRVARMVDGSTLAGLEPGTTPFKVVSPLTESVLGETLLTVTEEKVSITQLQAQVVASLTLSLRPSPGSSHTIVATTAAQQTLSFLKQEALLSLWLSYSDGTTAPLSLYSPRDYGLLVSSLDERVATVTQDRAFPLVVAEAEGAGELLRAELTIAESCQKTKRKSVLATTPVGLRVHFGREEGDPTYDYPGPSQPGPGGGEDEAQGAGPPGTAGSPPEAVGPGTASPAVPPTEDFLPLPTGFLQMPRGLTDLEIGMYALLGVFCLAILVFLINCIVFVLRYRHKRIPPEGQTSMDHSHHWVFLGNGQPLRGQGELSPPANNPMETVPACCHGDHHSSGSSQTSVQSQVHGRGDGSSGGSARDQAEDPASSPTSKRKRVKFTTFTTLPSEELAYDSVPAGEEDEEDEEDLGWGCPDVAGAARPTQPPDLHNYMRRIKEIA, encoded by the exons ATGCTGGCAGCAGGAGCCTGGGAAGAGGAATACTGGGGAAAGGGGAGCCTGGAGCTCATTGTAGAGGGCCCTGAATGCCACGCTCAGGCGCAAG cacagcctctcctgaCCACTCTGGGGTCTTTCTTCTGTCTGTCCCCAGCCTCTGGCCGCTCCCACCCGGCCAGCCCCAGTCCTCCGGGGCCGCAGGCCAGCCCGGTGCTGCCGATCAGCTACCGCCTGTCACACACGCGGCTGGCCTTCTTCCTGCGGGAGGCGCGGCGCACGCCTCCCATGGTCACCAACGGCTCCCTGCAGCGCTCCGAGCCCTTCGTGGTGTTCCAGACCAAGGAGCTGCCCGTCCTCAATGTCTCCCTGGGACCCTTCAGCACCAGCCAGGTGGTGGCCCGGGAGCTCCTGCAGCCGTCCAGCACCCTGGACATCCCCGAGCGCCTGACGGTCAGCTGGAAGGTGCGAGCCTTCATCGTCCGCCCCCGCGTGCCTGCCTCGCAGCCCGTGGCCCAGGTGCTGTTCTACGTGGCCGGCCGGGACTGGGATGACTTCGGCGTCACCGAGCGGCTGCCCTGCGTCCGCCTGCACGCCTTCCGGGATGCCCGGGAGGTCAAGAGCTCCTGCCGCCTCAGCGGGGGTCTGGCCACCTGTCTCGTGCGGGCCGAGCTGCCCCTGGCTTGGTTCGGGCCCCCGGCCCCGGCCGCACCACCCACTGCCCGCCGCAAGTCTCCAGATGGGCTGGAGCCCGAGGCGACAGGGGAGAGTCAGCAAGCCGAGCTCTACTACACTCTCCATGCCCCGGATGCATCGGGAGGCTGTGGAGGAACACGGCGGGGTGCCGGGCCCGGCGGCGGGGCCCGGGCCGAGAGCCCGACCCAGCACCCCCTGCTGCGCATCGGGAGCATCAGCCTGTTCCGCCCGCCCCCCAGAAGGACCCTGCAGGAGCACAGGCTGGACGGCAACCTGGTGATCCGCCTGCCTGACCGGCCCCTCAAGCCCGGGGAAGTGCTCAGCATCCTCCTCTACCTGGCCCCcaactcctcctctccctccagccccagcgTGGAGCACTTCACTCTCAG GGTGAAGGCCAAGAAGGGCGTGACCCTTCTAGGAACCAAGTCACGGAGTGGCCAGTGGCACGTGACCTCGGAGCTGCTGACTGGGGCAAAGCATTCAACAGCCACCGTGGATGTGTCCTGGGCCCAGGGCACACCGCTGCCCCTCTG GGAGGACCAGGGGCCCCTGGAGATCCTGCAGCTGGACTTTGAGATGGAGAACTTCACCAGCCAGTCAGTCAAGCGGAGGATCATGTGGCACATCGACTACCGCGGCCACGGTGCCCTGCCTGACCTGGAGCGGGCTGTCACCGAGCTGACGGTCATCCAGCGGGATGTGCAGGCCATCCTGCCCCTGGCCATG GACACAGAGATCATCAACACAGCCATCCTGACTGGCCGGACGGTGGCCATCCCTGTCAAGGTCATTGCCATCGAGGTGACCGGCCTTGTCCTAGATGTCTCTGCCCTGGTGGAATGCGAATCTGACAATGAGGACATCATCAAG gtaTCCAGCAGCTGTGACTACGTGTTTGTTAGCGGAAAGGAGTCTCGCGGTTCCATGAACGCCAGGGTCACCTTCCGCTACGACGTCCTCAATGCCCCCCTGGAAATGACAGTCTGGGTGCCCAAGCTGCCCCTGCACATTGAGCTCTCGGATGCCCGCCTCAGCCAAGTGAAGGGCTGGAGGGTACCTATCTTTCCTGACCGGAG ATCAGCCCGGGAGAGCGAGgacgaggacgaggaggaggaggagcgccGGCAGAGCGCGAGCCGCGGCTGCACCCTGCAGTACCAGCACGCCACCCTGCAGGTTTTCACCCAGTTCCACACGACGTCATCGGAGGGCACTGACCAGGTGGTCACCATGCTGGGCCCAGACTGGCTGGTGGAGGTCACCGACCTGGTCAGCGACTTCATGCGGGTGGGTGACCCCCGAGTGGCACGCATGGTAGACGGCAGCACGCTGGCGGGGCTGGAGCCAGGCACCACGCCCTTCAAG gtggtttccCCTCTGACGGAGTCCGTGCTTGGGGAGACACTGCTGACGGTGACAGAGGAGAAGGTCAGCATCACACAGCTGCAGGCCCAGGTGGTGGCCAGCCTCACCCTGTCCCTGCGGCCCAGCCCTGGGAGCAGCCACACCATCGTGGCCACCACGGCCGCCCAGCAGACCCTCAGCTTCCTCAAGCAG gaagccctcctgagCCTCTGGCTCTCCTACAGTGACGGTACCACGGCCCCACTCTCCCTCTACAGCCCCCGGGACTATGGGCTGCTGGTGAGCAGTCTGGATGAGCGCGTGGCCACAGTGACCCAGGACCGGGCCTTCCCACTGGTGGTGGCTGAGGCcgagggggctggggagctgcTCCGTGCGGAGCTCACCATCGCCGAGAGCTGCCAGAAAACCAAGCGCAAGAGTGTGCTGGCCACGACCCCTGTAGGCCTGCGGGTGCACTTTGGGCGGGAAGAGGGGGACCCCACCTACGACTACCCCGGCCCCAGCCAGCCAGGGCCCGGCGGGGGCGAGGACGAGGCCCAGGGAGCTGGCCCGCCGGGCACTGCCGGATCCCCGCCCGAGGCCGTGGGCCCGGGCACCGCCAGCCCGGCGGTGCCACCCACAGAAGATTTCCTGCCACTGCCCACCGGCTTCCTGCAGATGCCGAGGGGGCTGACGGACCTGGAGATCGGCATGTACGCGCTGCTGGGCGTCTTCTGCCTCGCCATCCTGGTCTTCCTCATCAACTGCATCGTCTTCGTGCTGCGCTACCGGCACAAGCGCATCCCGCCCGAGGGCCAGACCAGCAtggaccactctcaccactgggTGTTCCTGGGCAATGGGCAGCCGCTGCGGGGGCAGGGGGAGCTGTCGCCACCCGCCAACAACCCGATGGAGACCGTGCCCGCCTGCTGCCACGGCGACCACCACAGCAGCGGCAGCTCGCAGACCAGCGTCCAGAGCCAGGTGCACGGGCGGGGCGACGGCTCCTCGGGCGGCTCGGCCCGGGACCAGGCCGAAGACCCCGCCAGCTCACCCACCTCCAAGCGCAAGCGGGTCAAGTTTACCACCTTCACGACGCTGCCCTCGGAGGAGCTGGCCTATGACTCGGTGCCCGCCGGCGAAGAGGATGAGGAGGACGAAGAGGACCTGGGATGGGGCTGCCCAGATGTGGCGGGCGCCGCGCGGCCCACTCAGCCCCCTGACCTGCACAATTACATGCGCAGAATCAAAGAGATTGCGTAG